The DNA sequence ATGACAGTTAGCTCCTCGGATTCTGATGTAAATTCGCATATATTTTGCAAACGAAACACCAATTCATCAAacttcttgcttcttggctccaacagtggctcgtcatggctgctcttgatgtgtgtgtgtcgcctctttaccttcttgctccatcgttccaatatatatctcggtgacacttgggttactcgttcaaagcttaacacgcttagggcGTGACGAcacaatatccctcttgactcgaataataagcactgGCATTTCACTTGGGCtgctactgagtcgtaagtaaccataaacttgttgaatattgagctgaaaacttgttctccaacttcgTATACTAAATAGCCTAGAGCAGAGTTTGTTAATCTTGTGATGCAATTTTCCTTccctctgaattgtgcttggacttctCTAAACTTTTGGTGAGTGTACACATGTTGAAACTGAGCTTCTATGGAGGATTTTGTTGCACATGGTATGATGGTGTGAAAATCTGTAGCATCGGATTCTCTCTCTGTTTgttccctgcttccgaggcaattatcgtattgtttgacaaatttggataagtgagatgTTCCGGATAATgaacttgttaaaaaaataaatgcatgctctcgctcctttgtgtgcttctcatcccgaccaagaagtggtgatccagataaattgaaacccatatatgacggtcttcgtaaagatctgcataatacactcAAATCAGAATATATTACccccaaaaacatgcaatttacacctctgctgcagattttaagcATCATTatctgaaagccacttgttgtccacaagaccatacttcaacagaaaatcattccaattcctatcaaatgattctttgctatgagagttccaaacaacttgacttatttcttgttcaatttctgcGTGTCCCTTGTAGTCGTTTAATTTTCTTGGAATCTGTTttgtgatgtgccaaatacactaACGGTGAATTGTTGTAGGCATACAAGCCTCTATAGCCCTTTTCATTGACGCGCATTGATCGGTGAGTATccctttcggagcatttcctcccatgcaacgaagccaacattgaaataaccatttgaatgattcaatatcttcgtttttcatcaaagcacatctaagaagtgttgactgaccgtggtgattcaccccgacaaaagaaccacaaaccagaTTATACCTGAAATAGATTGCGacaaaacagaattaaaatcaacaaaatacaccaaATAATGATTCTATACACCCAAAAACCTCCAATTTACACTTCTGCAGCAAATTCATAAAACAACATTAATTCAGCATCATAAACCAGAACAGcatgttacctgtttgtattgtaggtggtgtcgaatgaaataacatctccgaaatactcaaaaaTAGCTCTGCTCCTTGGGTCCGCCCAAAAAGCAAGCTTAATCGACTGATcgtcctcgagttcgagctcaaaaaagaaattctgattcttctctttcattcttaataagtattttcCGAATTCTTTTGTATCTTCTTGTTCCGAAACATTCTGCACTTCTCTcgtgatgtaattcctcacgtttttttcgataaaatttaactcgcggtgacccccggctgCCGCAAtgaatgattggtaagttttacTTGATCTGATACCGGCtttctcgttattctctattgtacgacgaacggacatgcttagttccctgtgctgtttgagcaacTCTGCTTGAGTTGGACAGCAAGGATGTGAATGATAGAACACGACCTTCGAAATGATTCaagcaccaacatccttcaatatgtgtatataaattcttgcaggacaatttAAACCAACTGTGGAATTTGTCTTCTCAGTCGgaaatattttagatttccattttcctaTCTGTtatatgtaatcaattgattcttaattttgttttctttcttatttgtgctttgaactcttgtagaaaaatctGCAGCCTTCGCATAGTCCTTGTAAAATTTTACAACATCTTCAAGGGTATTAAAAGTCATTCCAACCTTGGGAACAAAGTGGTCATCAACATCACAGAGGGGCTGCAAAATGCACCATGTTAAAAATAAGGATATACTATACAGTTTCTACAcgtcataaaaaaataacaattcaaataaaatacacccaaatattcctGATCTACACCCAAcgacaacaactcaactaaaataataagaaaaggcATAAAttgtaaatacacccaaactttcCTAAAATATACCCAAATAGTTCTGATCTACACCGAAACGTCTGGTATAAAATGCACAAATTAATCAAAActagtacattagattcaattcacagtcaatgttcacgcaTTAATTTCACAGTCAATATTCACGCATTATTTAGCTAGACAATCATAAAGGACTAACTGCATCAAATTCATATTCAATAATTAACTGGAACTAAATCACACCTCAGGAACTTCATTCGATTCGAATTCAAAATCCACTTCGCCCtggttcagctgacaatctgaagttgaatcacccattatcttcaaaacgatttcaaagcttaaTTTCAGAAACCATAAAAATCGAGAAAAACGAAGTAAGAAAACAGAGAGAGAAACACACATAAATGACGAATGAGAAACCAGTGAGAAACGGACGCAAACAAGGAATGAAAAGGCAGAGAAAAACGCACGAACGAGATCAAACAAAGAAtgcaagaaatttgaaaaaggaaacGAAATTCTTTGAAAAAAGGAAGTTATATATTCGCGCGTTAATTATTTAAAAGTCTGTTAAGCAGGCACGTGAAACATACATGCCACAAGACGCGCGCGTTTGAGGGTAaagaacttgtaagacttgtaagcgcTAATCGCTTGTATGTAGAGATTATTCGTTgtccaaatataaaatttatttgtcatttataaatatatttattttttattagttggtttaattattctgttggtcctatagttttgccaaatttttaattaggtctttatatattttttttctttttaattgagtctttgcaccaatttttttttaattgagtccctaaactttttttttttgttatttgggtCCTTGCACTATTTTTTTTACTTGAgtccctatacaattaaattaattaatattaagagtgacctaattgaaaaataatttggtACAGGGaccaaattaaaaggaaaaaaattataaggacttaattaaaaatttcgtaaaactataaggaccaataaaataattaaaccttattaattttatcatattttaaaaatattttgagagtattttttattaacaaatttaaaaaatttttctctcGATCATTTGATAATTCAAGAATATGTTTGGTGGTTTACTCCTAATTTAACGTAGTTAATATGTTAAGAGTTTAATTTAATGCATTGATAGTATTTGAGTTTTATAAAATCATTTAATCATATTTACGTGTTTAGATAACTCTTTAAgtactaaatataaaaattatttgtttttactaatgtgataatatataattgattatttaTGTAAAACTCATTTATTCTAACcgtatatgaaaattaaattcatatattaattacttaataatttacttttttttttataaaaagttatttttttttttttgaaataaagcaAGCTCAACACATTAAAGTGGAGCATACATAGAAAGGAAAATAATTATACAATGCAACACCCAGAACACACAACACGTTTCTTACAGGCTAGGATTGGCAACAGGACTCACAACGGATTCCACCCACACCATTCTGTGTAGCTCAACACCGTCTTGGTTTGAATTCCCTCAATACTTGCCCTTGTATTATTGAAGATCCGTGCATTACGTTCCAACCAAATGTTCCAAATCACTGCAAAGAACGCTGTCATCCACACCTTCTGCCTTTGTTGTCTATTGTGCATGCCACGCCAACTCTCAAACAGATCTTTAATGGTTCCAGGAATTACCCACTCCCGACGAAACGACAGCACCCAAtgacaccacacctgccatgttaCCTCACACCGAAGAAATAAATGCTCAGCCGATTCAGTTTCCTTAGTACACAGCACACAAGCGCTATCACTCTGAATGTGGACTCCTAGTCTAGCCAGCCTTTCCTTGGTGTTAACTCTACCAACTAGCACAAACCACCCAAAAAGCTCAGAGGTACAAAACCTTTCCAAAGTGTACTTGTGAAGTTATAGCTCGTGATCTCCTCCGACAACGTTTCCGATTGTATGACCTGTATAATGGACTTCGTAGAAAAAATACCTTTATTGTCAAACTTCCACATCACAATGTCCTCGCGCTCAGCTGACAGCTTCACTGGCCTTAATCTCTCATGGAGTTGATGGAGAAGTTCCATCTCCCATTGAAACAGTTCTCTCCTCCATTGAAAATTTCATATCCACTCTAGCCCATTCCAAAATCTGCAGTCCCCAATTAAACAACCTTGTTGGCTCGAAACAGAGAAAAGTCTTGGAAAACTCACTTTCAGAGCACCATCCAAAACCCAGTTATCCTCCCAAAACCGGATTTTCTTCCCATTTCCAACTTCCATTGCCAGGCCACTAACCACTTTATCACAAATCCGTGGTTCCTTGATATTTAGCTGAAAAATGTCCTTCCAAGGCCCACCTACTCCTGTTAAAGACTAAGTTGGAAGCATTACATCCGGGTTCAATTTGTTGCATGAGCAAACAATCCTCTTCCACAGCGGGCACTCCTCCTTAGAAAattgccaccaccacttaaacaggaGCTCTGTATTCCTCAGCACTGCATCACCAACCCCCAATCCCCCCGCTTTCTTTGGAGCCTGGACCAACTCCCACTTAACCAAAAGTATACCAGAGTTATCGTCCTCCTTGCACCACATAAAATTCTTTTGTAATGCAATAATCTTGTCTGCCACTGCTTTTGGCATCTTGTACAGACTCAGATAATAAATGGGGAGGCTATTCAAGACCGACTTGATAAGTACCAGCTTACCCGCTTTAAAACTATAAGGATAGaggtaataaaattttattccatCATAGTAATTAAGAGTGTTTAAGATTTCGGTCGGCCTAAAATCCAAATTCGAAGTATATTTATTTAGGTTGGCTTTGCCGATTATTATGTTGTTGCGTTCTTGGATTGAGTTTGTACTTCAAACAGACTTCGAATAGACCAGGTttagtttggtaaagtttttattttttaaaagtaacttataaaagttaacttttaaataGCTTTATAAAAGTTATaatatttatgtttggtaaatcaaattaaaaatagctttcaataaacacaagcaataataattgcatttggtaaaataatttttaaaatttaaaaatactataatagacataaatgtaagtattaaatttaaaaattagttaacatatgaggttatattagacttttaaattttaaaaagtacaatCCAACTTTAAAAAGCTCCTTATTATGTgctttcaaaaatatccctaacTTTTAAAAGCTACAAACACAACCACTTagactttttaatttaccaaacacaaaaaagcacaagcacctctccaaaaagttttaccaaaccaatatggtctaaaattatattttacgtTAATAACATCTTTTATATTGTATAATGTTGTTTTTACTTTAAAGTAACTTATTTTGATATAAATGTTATATAATatttactaaatttaatttttaaagatgagattttattaatttgttatataaaatttataaaattgtatatACTAATTATGTATCAGATCAACTTGATTTAACATGATTTATTTTGGATCAATTTAGAATAAAGTTTAGAGTTTAGATCGTTAAAGTAGATCGGATTGAAATTTAAATCTATTTAAACTCAATTTAATTCGACTCATAAAAGCTTCCTGTACTAATAgagacttttttttttaagtataattGGACATTTATTCtgacactgctcaaaagagtataTTTGGCATGTTAGAGCTAAGAGGTAGAATGATAATTTTATCATgttcaaaaaattgaaaattgaaaaaattatacCATACCGGTCTTGAACTTTAAGGAGATCAAAAGTTCATCTAAAAAACAATGGTACTAAAAATGACGATACTCATAAAGTCCATTGAACTAAGTTAGCACAGTAAAAGATCCAATAGTATTTTTCAAGTCCAATGAAAGACACAAATTagcaattatttttgaatttatgtaGTTTCTATTTTAATCTGATTTGTTAAatatttgatttggttttgatttgtttagtagtatttttagatattttaaatttaaatcaaatctgatatattctaataagatcaaatatgatttaaattagttattttatctttaggagatttaaattcaaattaggtatttaaaaagatttgactcATCTTTAGGTTGAGCTTAGGTGCTTATTTAAACACTCTTTGTGACTCattctaattaaattttgatgaataaaaatttttagttgCTTTATGTTTAGCTTAGGTGCCTATTTATACTCATTGAAGGATTCAACCTAAAGTAATTATTTGTGTAAGTTTCTTTCAATTCTCACCCTTTGATCTAAGTTGTCAATGATAAGTTCTTTAAAGGTTTAGTAGGGAATTTCTCTTAGTGACATAAGTTGCTAAGAACAAGTTTTTTTAAAGGTCTAGTAGAAAAATTTCCTTTTTATATCTATTCTATTTTCTTACCTATCTTTTTATGTTTTTGctgtgtatttttttattctttcaacTCCGTCcgtattttcttattatttgatATCAGTTATAGGTTATatgtaaattcttatttatctatacgttttagaatttttatttagtCTCTTTGTTTTATCTTTTGTTTCTCCAAATTTTGTTTAGAgtcacattaaaaaaaataaaaaatttaaaaaaaaattaaacataaaaaaaaggagaatttgaaaaaaaaaatataaattcaaaaaaaaaaaaaaaagaacgaaaGAAGAAGAGATGTTTTTAAATTACAAGGTTATTGCTTTTAACATTTTAGAATCCATATTCTAGATCTATTTCATATTAATTTGGCACTTGTGATTcaaaattctctttttttttttcagaatctaCATTTTAATATTGTGTCAATTTACTTTGTATTTTAATTGGGATTAAAACAATTTCAGCAACCTTTATCTCTCTTAGGTTACATTTGTTTATAGAAATGAGACACTGAGATAGAGAcacaaaattatatttgacaGATGAGAGACATTATATCCAGAAAGActaaatttgtatattttatgtCTATCCTGACATAAAAGTCATAGAGATATTAATaaaagacacaacttattttttatttttttcattatttttgttaattttttataattatattttttattattatatttttcttctcaaattttttgaataaaaaatgagaataaaatagattttcataatttgttctaatttatcaccGAACATAATACAAGAATACCAAAATTTGTGTCCTTATTCTTTGTGTCTTATTCTTAGTGTCTTGTCTTATCCTGTTTTCAGAAATAAACACAGctttattcttttctttcctttgtcacgtactttattttttttgtccAATTAAAAGTCTCTATCATTCAAATTATCTTAGTTTGGTGTctcaattctttaatttttgaagtgCAACTTATTAAagtaatccaaaaataaaaaaagacaagAGTGGTGAGCTCAAAAGAGGAAAAAACTACAAATTAAGTGCAAACACGAGTGTACTAATTCGAACAGCATACGCGAGAAGAGCGTTGTAAGGTCCTTTTTATCCTTTTTCAAGTTTCCAAATCAGAACACAATGAGGCTTGAGAATTATGATAGTGATGATAATAGAATTTCATATGCGAAAAATATTTTCAAGATTCAAATTccaaattttaaagaaaagaatGATGCTGAAACATATTTCGAATGGAAAAAGAAAGTAGAGTTGATTTTTACATGTCACATCCTATCagagaaaaagaaagttaaagtgGTAGAAGCTAAATTTTTCAACAATGCTCGTATATGGTAGAATGAGTTAGGAAAATCTAGAAGAAGGTATGAAAAAAGTCCAATTTATAACTGGGAGAAGATAAAGAAAATCTTAAGGATCCAGTTTACGCCATTATTATAGCATAAGGAGTTTCTTAAAAAAGTTCATAAGTTGAAACAAGGATCAAAATCTGTAATGAAGTACCATAAGGAGTTGTTGAATTTGATGACTAACGCTAATGTTAAAAAGGATCCTGAAGTTTCTATGAGACACTTTTCTATTAGACTAAACAAAAAAATGCAAATAAAGTCAAATTTTATCATTATGCAACAATAGAGGATCTTGAACAAAAGGCATACAAAGTGGACTAAGTTGCTGGATTATTTTTCATATGTGATAGAACAATGTAATGAGAATGTGATTGCTAATGAATTGTCTATAAAATATGATTTAATCtcaatttttattcttaaattcttagtttttaattatataaagtatttttatgCAACTAAATCTTATTTTCGTTCTATATCGGTTATTTATGAGAATATTGATTTTAAGCGTTATAGTAGAATAAAAAGAATATCAAATATGTTATCTATATATTTTTGTTAGCCTTATAGATGTAAGAgtattgatggactttattttgattttttttgcatataaaaaagttaaatttcaaatttttttaaatatattatacatTTTTTTGCTGATCTCTacttatacataaattaatatttttataattttttatttaatttgtgtaaaactcagttaaataataaattaattatgagtgaaaagaattaaaaataaaaattttaaaattgagaaaaataaaaatatttaaaatacaaattaaatggaTTAATTCAAAAATGCAATGATCCCACTCATCAGTAGATACAAGTACCAAAATACTCTAAGCCAAAATCAAAGAAAAGGAAAGCTCGgaaaatttgaaaactttttaaaCGTGTTTTCTATTTGAAGTTGGAAAATGATCAACCCTTTATGCCCTTCTGAAACTATAAAGTTCAGTGATGGTCATGGGTGGTTTTGTGACCATTCTTCTCTTATGAATTAGAGCGATGTCTTTTTTGGGGAGTGGTCTATCATTTAATTAAACGTTTTAATTGTTAACGGAAACTGTTACTATATTAATAGAAGGACAAACAcgattaatcttaaatttttagcgattaatttgattaaaaatattattcagaAACAATTTTAacgaataatttattttttaaggacTAATTTAATCATTAGCCTttataatattagttaattttttattgtctctatttcaaattaaaataatctaCTATAAACTATGTAATAGAATAATTagggcaatttacataaataaaatgaatGAGATAAAGTGTTTCGCAAATACAACATTCTAAAAAATCAGGCAAAAATGCAACAAACTCAATTATATGTAATCCGCGACAGCTAACGCAGAACCTGAATACACGTAATCCGCTACACCCTGTCGCGGATTACGTTGAGGAGGTGAAACACATAAACTGCTACACCCTGTAGCGGATTATGAAGGAGTTGGCTTACTATGTAAACCGCTCTACAACAGTTTCTTCACAATGTGGCTACTTGGAAAATGCCTATGTGTATGTTTGGCAAACGCATTGGAGAAAAGAGAAGTGATTCCACCTCTGAACACACCTTCACGTGAAGCTAAAATTTGTCGTTTCTGCGTTCATGTTCATGATGGCTGGTTACTGTTGGGAAATtagatgagaaatttttttggttccaatgtttttttttcatcaaaatcttttaaatttgtttcaatcactaacaaggtgaatatttttattttctttattattttagtattctcgttcatattttaatttttatattttttttgtttatatgatatATGTGGTTGGCtttatagaatttttattcttttttatctatatgaattttttttctattccttatttgatgtactctatttttgttttgtataaaaaaaattatttttttcgggtttataaaatttgtaattgtaattattatataatacgtttattatcaaaattttgcaTAATATGAATTATGATCCTatcaaaaagtataaaaaaataaaaaactaattataagtaacaatagaatcatcaataataaaaatttatagtttaaataatattaaattacaaagtattgataatactaaaaaaattatagaatattttctttttacttgacattataaaatttatggtactctctttcatatttttatcttttattgtatttattttatttatatgataaataatttttatattatttcacTTATGATTTTtcatgtatattattattttttttaatttttattatttctttgttcatattaactttttttattatttacaattttttatgtttaataattttttattattttttgttatcattttttgtataatactattttttattatataataattacaattacaaattttaaaaaatcgaataaaaaataaatttttttgtacaaaacaaaaatagagtatataaaagaatagaaaaaaaatttcataacacCAACAACATATATTATATGAACTAAATTTCTCATCTAATTTCCCAACAGTAACCAGC is a window from the Arachis hypogaea cultivar Tifrunner chromosome 17, arahy.Tifrunner.gnm2.J5K5, whole genome shotgun sequence genome containing:
- the LOC112763326 gene encoding uncharacterized protein; translated protein: MELLHQLHERLRPVKLSAEREDIVMWKFDNKVGRVNTKERLARLGVHIQSDSACVLCTKETESAEHLFLRCEVTWQVWCHWVLSFRREWVIPGTIKDLFESWRGMHNRQQRQKVWMTAFFAVIWNIWLERNARIFNNTRASIEGIQTKTVLSYTEWCGWNPL